One Hevea brasiliensis isolate MT/VB/25A 57/8 chromosome 5, ASM3005281v1, whole genome shotgun sequence genomic region harbors:
- the LOC110659071 gene encoding NDR1/HIN1-like protein 1 produces MSAKDCGNHGHKRRKIFRRIFAGILIFLFLVLVTILIIWAILRPSKPKFVLQDVTVYAFNASIPNYLTSNFQVTFSSRNPNDKIGIYYDKLDVYANYRNQQITLRSSIPPTYQGHKEINVWSPNIYGTAIPVAPYNALALNQDESTGAVLLMIKMNGRVRFKVGTFISGKYHLYVRCPAYIQFGSKTAGIIVGENSVKYSLLVSCSVSL; encoded by the coding sequence ACTGCGGCAACCACGGCCACAAGCGCCGGAAAATCTTCCGCCGGATCTTCGCCGGCATCCTCATCTTCCTCTTCCTTGTTCTCGTCACCATCCTCATAATCTGGGCCATCCTCCGCCCTAGCAAGCCTAAGTTCGTTCTCCAAGACGTCACTGTTTACGCCTTCAACGCCTCCATACCTAACTACCTCACCTCCAACTTCCAAGTCACCTTCTCCTCTCGCAACCCAAATGACAAAATTGGTATCTACTACGACAAGCTCGACGTTTACGCCAACTACCGGAACCAGCAGATCACTCTCCGTTCATCAATCCCACCCACCTACCAAGGCCACAAGGAAATCAACGTCTGGTCACCCAACATCTATGGCACGGCAATCCCCGTCGCGCCGTACAACGCTTTAGCTCTGAATCAGGATGAGTCCACCGGAGCAGTGTTGCTGATGATCAAGATGAATGGACGGGTGAGATTCAAAGTTGGAACGTTCATCTCTGGGAAGTACCATTTGTACGTCAGATGTCCTGCTTATATACAGTTTGGGAGTAAGACTGCCGGGATTATTGTCGGTGAAAATTCGGTGAAGTACTCGCTGCTTGTAAGCTGCAGTGTAAGTCTTtga